The Rhododendron vialii isolate Sample 1 chromosome 3a, ASM3025357v1 nucleotide sequence CTGGAGTGGCGGCCTTGTTGAAAGGGGTCCATCCGACGTGGTCCCCGGCAGCCATCCGATCAGCCATGATGACAACCGCGAATCCGCTTGATAACACTCTCAGTCCTATTCGAGACAACGGGTACAATCTTGCGGTGGCCACGCCGATATCAATGGGGGCGGGCCAAATCGACCCGAACAGGGCGCTTGACCCCGGGCTTGTTTACGATGCCACTCCACAGGACTATGCGAATATCCTCTGCTCCATCAACTTCACCACGAGTCAAATCATGACCATCACGAGATCAAATGGTTATAACTGCTCGAACCCGTCATCGGATCTGAACTACCCGTCGTTTATTGCTTTGTACAATGAGGAAGCAGGAGTTTTGATTCACAAATTCGAGAGGACCGTGACGAATGTTGGGTACGGTGGGGGGACGTATAAGGCTAATGTGACAGCGCCGGACGGGGCTACAGTCACGGTCTCGCCAAAGACATTGGAGTTTGGAAAGACGTACGACAAGCGGAGTTACTCTCTCACTATAAAATACAGGAGTAGCAATCTGATCACATTTGGTTCAATTGTTTGGGttgaagaaaaggggaagcacACCGTGAGGAGCCCCATTGTGGTGGCACAACGGGTCGAGATCTCGTCATGATCGGTTATCGTTTCGTTGTGCATTTATATACTTCTTCCGTCCTAAATTATTTGTCCGATCCGCAAAacagagtgttaaaaataatgtaatttttgcaagaaaaaattcaaacttttttcacaaattaataatactcattgatatctagtaaattgttaaaaaacttttgattttttcttacaaaaattatattatttttaacattctGTTTTGGGGACcggataaaaaatttgaaaccgAAGAAGCATATAGGTTCATCGGGTGAAATAAGACCGGGGGCACATGCACTGGCACTCGCATAGGGTAGAGGAGTCACACGCGGCACTTCCACCCTGTGCGAGTAAATTAAtaattgattaataaatttgTATGTGCAACCCAAGTGTTTTTCAGTGTTGGGTGATTGTTGCTCCTATGAATGATATGTGAGATATTTTGTAGCTATTGACAAAGCAGAGGACAAAAGAAGCCCTCTAGCTAGGGGAAAAGCTTTTTTCATTTCAACttgaagagagagggagagacatgGGTTCAAACTGcaaaagtagagagagagacatgggttttcaaacttttgtttctaatgttcctttttctttcaaagTTTACTACTTTACACACTAAAAAAGAATCTAGAAGTTTTTGGCTTTGTTTGATTGAGagtttagttttgataatggatggagagagaaaaagaataatgattgaagataagggtaataattggagaaagataaaaatagattaaaaagtaataattagagaaatagggtaatgatcggagaaaaaaatagtataatgattgaaaactaaactaaaactaaaactaaaagggtgaccaaacaaagcctttattttgattttcatttttgtacGCTGTACACTTTAATTCTATATTTTAATTTAGGATTACATTAATTCATAATAAGGAAtattttaattacaaaaatatggAAAATCATGTACTGATCCAATGCAAAATAAATGGAGAAAATTAATTTGTTAAATGTAATCCCCTTACCTGAATGTTCCAAAGGAATGCGGATCAGTCTACGTCCTCCTTAACTAGTTCTACGGAACAAATTTGACCGTCCGCTTGTGGAAGTCCCAGTTAAAATTATGGTGCTTGACTTCTGTTAGCTCGTAcgtttgtttggtttttgatttgTACATTTTGGGCTCATATGGACTCAAAAAGTTACTTTATCCTCAGTGTGAGCTGGTTTGATCTTATTTCAttctctttcaatttttttggacttACTGTCTTTTGGAAATTTGCCCAAGGATATACACATAGAGCTTCAGATGGTTCTCCCCTGCCACTCAGGTCCCGTGTCCTCCCCTATCATTTTGGTCCCGTTTTACTAAgggaaattacttttttttttttgaattaaagaatatatattgtgagaaaatgaccAATCTTATAaagcggaaaataagtactaaaaaataagaacatgaACAAAACGGGACCTCAATCGATACCGTATTTcctttgctcttttttttttttttttttttctgttctattttttttttgtgtgtttcaatTTCCTCTTTTCTAGGTGCGTCTAAATGAATAACGACGATTGAGCTGATTTGTtctcatgtcattttttttctttttaagagtTTGCATTGTTAAATTAGAAACTTTATTGCATACTTTATACTGAAGTTGATTGAAAAGAGCAATATATAAACGCCCAACACGAAAAAGAACAAGACTTTGTGTTACACACAAATTCACACACCTACTTGCATAGGGCAGACCGGCGGAGGTACAGTGTATGGGAAGCCCCTACCATATGTGAGCGTGTATCACGGACATTACATCCGTATCCGACATGCCCTGTCGATTAGGTGCTAAAAAGCATCCGTTTATTTCCATTAATTTAGGCTTTGTCGGTCCTATCTAATATTATTTAATGAGATTTAATTAGTTTGTGGTGTTTCAGGGTTTACGGAGCATTCGGAACGGATTTGGACTAATAATCATGAGTTAAGGATGTTCTGGAGGGATCCACGGCAAGAAGAGGAGCGAAAAAGTGAAAGCTGGAAATTTGGTCTGGACCAAGGCTATGTTGGTCCGGATGACCAAGGCTAGATCCCGATCTGAACAATCTGTTTTTCTGGTCCGGACCAACGGGCAGCAGCACGTCAATTTTAtgtttcatttgtttttaagtactccctctgtctcaaaatgcttgtccggtccgcaaaacggagtgttaaaaataatataatttttacaagaaaaaatcaaaatttttaacaacttactagatatcaacgagtaattttaatttgtgaaaaaaatttgaattttttcttgaaaaatttgtattatttttaacactccgttttgcggactggacaaatattttagaaCGAAGGAAGTATTAGTTTTGGGCCCAACTATAAAAGGAGGCCTTAGCTTATTATTTTAGGTTATCTTTATGTTTTTTGGCAACGGGAGAGAAAGGCAAGAATAACGTTAATAGAGATTTCTCCATGTTCTCCGTGATTCCTTCAATCACAAGagttgttctttcttttcatgGTCGGTTAAACTCTTTGTCTAGGGGAGGATGAAACTCCGTATcaagtaactatattttttgtgtaggattttggttttgttattcGAATCGATCGTGAGACTAAGAACCCTTTCTGTTTCAATTGAACGgattgattttactttttcttatctattgagtatttgtattccggatttcaaatacctagtcTTGCAATGGTTTTCATTAATTGTGGTTGGGGTTCTAAGATAAATTATGCTtgtaagacggatcgtgccatTAGGTGGCCAAACCGTGCTACTGAGAGATGGTCCGTGCTATGGaatagtctatgccttttaataAGCTGATTATTTTCTTGACAATTATTGTTAGGATTTGCAAGTCCTAGCGATAATCccttttgattcgaataaataaacctaccctatgcatattgttgttacgCGATTGGAGTGGATTCCAAACCCTGgatattttcctccatcgttttctaactttttaattcattattttaatttaattaggttattccaaacaaaccaaatcaatcaactctttttttttcgaaCTAATCTGCAAGTTAATCGAATTTGTCGTAATTCAGTCATTGTCTCCGTCGGAATGATACTTGGTCTTGACCACTATTTTACgtagtagtagttaattctcagttttataaatttatttttgacacggaacgatgCGGTCATCGACCCCGTCCGAAACGGCCGCATCGATGCCGGCTATGACGTCGGAAGCGTATTGGCCTTCGTCCCATGTGACTTTGTAGATGGCGAGTCTGGCCTTGGGCGCGATGCCTCTGGCTGTTCTGGTCGCGTAGCCGAAGTAGGAGGCTTCGACTATGTAGTTACCGGCCGCGATGGAGGAAGTGTGGGACCTGTGGCCGCGGGTGTCCCTCGCGGAGTTCATGCTGATTGTTATGTTGGGATTTGTAGCTATCATGCCCTTGTTGAAGTACCTGTTGCATTTAATCATACAACCACTCATTTCATAGCAATGTGATCCGAAATCTGACACGCAAAGTATTTTTTTCGAGACGAATTATTAAGTATCGTACAATTTCAGTAACACTATTGAGTTAAACGTGCATGAAATTTGAAGTAGTTGGAGTTATGATCTATCTAGCACAACAcatttgatgtaaaaaaaaagagagctctAAATCTTGCAGAAAGGTTAGTTGTACTTACATATTTCTTACtccgtattttttttaaattaaagaaaGAATTTGAAATGAGAAGAAGCTTATTGGAAATAGTACCTAGCACCGATAAGCTTCAAGTTACACAACGATAAGTTGAACTCCTGTCCCGCCACACAAGTTCCTTTCCACTTTGAGGGAACCATCGTCATTCCCTCGTCGTGGTAGCTCTTGCTCTCCGGCCACACGCCACTGTCGATCACGCCGATGATGACGTCCTTCCTGTAATCCGACGCCGGCCAGAACCCGGTGACCGGATTAAGCAACAGGAACTCGAACGTGTGGGTGGTGTCCACCGTCACTTGCTTGTCACCGTAAGCCGACAGAAACCCCGGTGACTTCTTCACGGTCTCCATCTCATCTTTGGAAAGCACCGCACTGAACCCATGGACGGCGTTGTCGTAAGTGTAGAGAATCTCGCCGGCGATTGGTGGCCGTCGGATGTTGCGGGGCTGGCGGTCTTGATAGAATCGACGGTGGAGGAGTACCAGTGGTGTGGGCCAGTGTCCTTGGGCATGTGAGACTTGTCCATGTGAATAATGTAAGTGGACCTCTCTTTTTCTACTGATGACACATATCAAAAGATGGTGAGAGCCAAGAGAAATCTTCCGGTCACACCTCATCTTATATAGTAGCAAAATATATTAGAACTAGTTAGGATTGTAAACGAATTGAATAGCTGGCGAGTTCGGTTCGTTAACgctcagtttggtttgtttaCTGTTCGATTTttttagtaaatgagccaagtGAAATTCAACTCGTTTGACAAAAATTCGACTTGTTAAGGAAGGCTCGGCTGAATTAAAacaactcgtttagtaaatgacaaAGTTCAGCTTGTTAAGCTTAAATTTTTtgttcgtttagtaaacgaactGAGCTCAAACTTGACAAAGCTCTGCTCAACTCCGAGTGCAAGCAGTGATCTCCTTTTATATAGTACGTGGGTGAAggtacaaaaattaaaaaaagggtaTACCAAATTAATGGAGGTGGGGCACTCTAGTTCGTCTTAGCCATGGGCGGACACAAGGGTGCCGGGTGCCCGGTCCCTCcacaattttaattatttttggtaattatattattttttagattaatttgaaaagttttcTAAAAGATCAATCTTTACAAGTCacttgggtgaaaaaataattcataaaattgtACTCCTGTATGTAGAAAAAACTCCATAAAATTTCAAgtaattaaattttcttttctcacgGGTGTGAACTTAAACAGCGATTATGCATATACGCTCAATCTCGCCTCTTTATCAGAATTAGCAACTAACAATATATATGACATATAGTACGGAGTATATGTTTTAATATTGTaaagtggttattttttgtcattttccttgttatTTATGTACTTGTTTTAATGTTGTAAAGTGGTTAAGGTAGCTAGACATATGGTTAAGTCTGCTCATATCATGGCTAGAGCAGCTTCGTTGGAGTACTtgtaattgtattttttaaaggATTGAGTTTGTTTTTCGAAAGAAAATATACGTAAAATAGTCCAAAACACGAGTGATTATTTAGTCGGCCTGGTTTCTTGGAACATCGATACGTGGTGCCAAACTATTCTTAATATCACACATTTTTGTGGGCTCCATATACTTAGCAGTGGATTTCACATATGTGTGATGTTTAAAAATATTGAGACATCACGTGGCGGTGTCCCAAGACCggccaccaaataatttttctccaAACAGACCAGTAACGTGATTGATCACATGTTGCACAGCTCGAATATTATATGACAATGCCAGATTAATCAAATATTAAAATCTGGTATGCCGAAAACATATccataattttgttttctatcaAGTTAATCGTGTTTCATTATGCATACTTCATAAGGAGGGGTAATTTATCCATGGCAGAAAAAGGGTTAGTTTGGTTGTTTGGTGGAGTTCGATTCTTGCGGCCTGATCCGATTCTTGGGGTTAGgccgcaagaaagtaatttattgtgaattttttggtcattgcgtggatgatattgtctttgacCGGACTGGGATCGGAGGAAATTAATTGATTTGCGCGTAAGCTAACCAGGGCATCACTGACCACCGAATTaaagaaaaagtattttatttggGGTCTAGATCCTCTCAACTAGACGAGACAATCTAGATTGGGATCGTTCATTGGTATaatcaatggttaggatttGTTTATCAATTCTTAATAAAAATACAACCATAGTATTAATTGACTATAGCAAATGAACAGTACGAATCAGGATTGTCTCGATCTTCCAGTCCAAGATATGGACAGGAATGGATCCATTTCCTTTATGGATTTAGAATGAAACATGTTCTGCAATAGAaacaatttaataaaaaataaagaatgacTACCTTGATAAAATTGTGACATTATTCTTATCAAAATTGGGTGCACACTGTTCTTAGGATGCCCTTAATTTGCTGCTTCCTCCATCTATTGGATAATGGATATGGAGGGAAAGGAACTGCAGAATTTTCCAGAGAAGAGACTTCTGCTTAATTAATAAGACCTGGTTTTTTCAGATAGAGGTTAGAGCTTGCCTTTGCTCTCGGAGAAATTTCAAGAGATCTGATAGGAGCAGGCGCGGACCCACGTGGAGGCACGTGAGGTCACGTGCCCCTtgccttttttaaaaaaataaaaattttatataaATTTGTAAAAGTTTCTTACATTGGTACAATTCATCAGTGTGATAGAGTGGTTCTATAGACTAGGAAAAGCTCTTGGCACCTAGGTTCAATTCCCAGTTATGCGGCTTATGCCAACccttgtgtttgtttgtttgttttttttttctatttttgttctctctttcctttatttcttcatttttattttatctttttcctttattttttcatttttgttctacctctttcctttatttcttcatttttgttctacctctttcctttatttctctatttttgtccTATCTCTGTGTGTTTTCCTCTcaattcaaaatattatgaaaatcaaattactaaaTACTTTAGTTTACTTTCTATTAATCTTACGGTTGCCACCGCGACAGTTGAAAGAGTATTTTCAGACATGAAGATTATCAAAAATTGGTTGCCGAATAGAATGAGTGGTCAATATTCAATGATTGAGCGATAATTTAGTGGTATACATACagagaaatatttttcaagattgTGAATAATATGTGCCGCCAGTATATGGAATTCCTGGGTCCGCCACAGGATAGGAGTCGTCTCCTGGCTAGCTAGGGAATGGCGTTCACCTTACTGTATCTTTGGTCCTTAGGCTAGCTAGTTTCAGTAGTTCGTCGTGGTTTTGCTTTGCTAGTTTCTCTAGCATGCTTGTTTGCAAGGGAAGGCCTTTGCTCGCCActggattttgatttgtttgcTTGAAATGAATGGTACTTAGGGTatgtttcactaactaaaataaatacgtatttactttttaaattgaAGATAATGTATTATGAAAGAATGActtgtttcataaaataaaaaataagtaattaaaaaattaagaaccttaacttaccccaaaaaaagaaaaaatccacGAGAATGTGTGCTGTTAAAGTGTCTCTTGTGACCGTGATCCGGGAGCATTTACTTGTCTAGTAGGAGTAGCTAGGAGACAATAACAAGAACCATGGGTCCAGTTGCCGTTGAAAAGTCATTATCTGAGGACATTAATTGGACTCCTTGCAGTTCTTCATGGGGGGCATGAGTGGTTGGTGGACCTGGTTATCACTTATCAAGACGTGGGAGATTCATCTCCCTGTAAAGCTTGGCAAAAGTTCAGCCAACTGTGAACTTCTTGCATGGGTACGTGTTCGGGATGCTGCTCGGCAGCTTCCTCTGTCATGTCCATGTGTCCACGTCTAAGATCATCCATCAAGTAATGtctttctcaaaaaaagaaaaaaaaagaaagaagagaagatcCCATCATGGATTCATGATTTGTGTCCAATGATCTTTTTTTTCCTAGTAAATAATTACATGTATATATTTCTCTTCCAATAATccaacaaaaaagcaaaaaccaAACTTCCATCGCTTGCTACTTTAGGCAAAGAGAAGGGAGTAGGTTTTGATTTGTAATGGGTTGAATGACGAGGGACCCATCCAAATGAGGTGGAGTGCCACGTCCCATTCTGGGACAGTTTTGGGGCTCCACTTTGAAAATAGTgctataaaaaagaaaaatcttttCTCAAAGGTTCATAGTttgcaagtaaaaaaaaaattctctataGTTCATCTATATTGTCCAAATAGAGCTAATGTTATCTTTGAGGTTTGTATTCTCTGTAGTTCATCCATATCGTTACCACAATTACCAGACAATTCAAAATCATCTCTGGAGTTGTGTTCTCTATATTCCATTCGTATTGTTAAcagataaaataattttaaatctCAGTATTCATTTGTATTGCTAACTGATAGAGTTATCAGTAAATGCATGTTGTCGTGACTCACTTACCAACTCTCCCTTTTTTTGGGTAGAGGGGCAAGAGAGTAATTCTACTTGACCACTTACCTTGGCAATTGTTGACTAGAGAGAGCAAGATGGACcctttaacacacacacacacacacacacaaaaaccctAACTCTGGATGTGGGAGCCAGCCACACAACACAAGCCCAATTACCGACTTGAGCAtttgaaaaacacaaaataaagatCTGTGCATGAGATATTAATCAGTACCAGGGAGGTGGACCACAAGAGTTTCAGATTCATCGTCGCGGTGCCAGTTGCAGAACGGTTCGAAATCTTCATAAGACAGAGAAGATCCATTCTTGGTTTGCATGGCAGAATTTGCAATTTCTTGATCCTCTCAGGTCGTGTTTGGATTCAAAAGGCGCAGCGTGAGAGTCCTCCAGTATATATATCATGGGTTATACGCATATTTATTGAAATGAGGGGGCCTTTGGGAGGGTTTCTAAGAGGTTTATTAATCTTTTGGATTTCCTCTGGAGATGAGGGAATTATTCCTGTTTTGGCTTCTCAGGTTTTGAGTTGCTTTGTGTCTTTGCAAATCCTTCTTCATGTCTAGGTTACCCTCTTGCATTGCATGCATGGGGTTAGCTAATCACATAGGTCATTTCCCTTTTGTTAAAATAAAGTATCATGACAAATTTATGCATCATGTATAATGTGTAAAAGTTGATCTACGTATGGGGTAGTGTTCTAGTCGGGTCCCCTTTCAACAAAATAAAGATTCAACTGCACTAATTTTCTAGGGATTATTGAAATAAGATGGGGCCCACGACCCTTTTAAGTGTGTGTGTACAATTATTTGTTCAAATGTGTGTTATTGATGCATGGAAGTGTGTTGAAAAAGGAGATCGAGCGACAAGATCGCGACAACTCTTCCTTAAACCTGTTTAGTCTGagaatacccaggaataaaggcaACAGAAATTGGTTGATTCACACAGAATACCCAAAAgttggcataaaagagaacGCTCTTTTTAATTTCAGTAATTATCAAAAACTAaatagccctaaggcttacaactcaatttatagtaagagaaaccctacacactaagaaataaagaaaaaggaaactaccAAAATTGGAACCAAGTCTTCTTGATCAAATAATTCTTgaaaggaaactaaataaactaaattgaaaaactaaacaatgTAGACATTTATTTCTATATTGCAAGAGTCCTACCAAAAtaactaaaacaaaaataaggaactttatattcttttttttaaaataatataatcttTTCATTCTGCATCATTCTCCAGGGCTTGAGAAAACTCGTCCTGGAGTTTCGATTTCTTCAAATAATCTTTCTTGTTGAAACTTGTCTGCATCGATCTTATACTTTAAGTTGATCTTCTCGAATCTAAATTTcaaataatcttcaaaaatgaaatgagCAATTTCCTTCCAAACATGCACAAGGTGTGGAATCCAATGAATCTTACTTACAAGATCTTTAATAGGCTCTTAAAATGGATCCACATACTGAAAATTTTGAGCATCTTGAACACGATTTATTTTGAagacaaattttataaaactgCCAAGTACTTCTAACAACGACatcaaatttatatttttcaacGAGGAACTTGGATCCTCTTTTTTCTTAGGAACTGTCTCATACCTTTCATCAACGAATGGTTCTTCATCATAAATTGGCAGCTTACTCCAATTCACAATTGGATTTGGAATAACTTTGGATGTGAAAGGCCAGCGAACTGTAGCCTCCT carries:
- the LOC131321080 gene encoding subtilisin-like protease SBT3 — encoded protein: MRCDRKISLGSHHLLICVISRKREVHLHYSHGQVSHAQGHWPTPLVLLHRRFYQDRQPRNIRRPPIAGEILYTYDNAVHGFSAVLSKDEMETVKKSPGFLSAYGDKQVTVDTTHTFEFLLLNPVTGFWPASDYRKDVIIGVIDSGVWPESKSYHDEGMTMVPSKWKGTCVAGQEFNLSLCNLKLIGARYFNKGMIATNPNITISMNSARDTRGHRSHTSSIAAGNYIVEASYFGYATRTARGIAPKARLAIYKVTWDEGQYASDVIAGIDAAVSDGVDDRIVPCQK